One genomic window of Ictalurus punctatus breed USDA103 chromosome 23, Coco_2.0, whole genome shotgun sequence includes the following:
- the slc51a gene encoding organic solute transporter subunit alpha → MDGTNRTDPACIQEPPLAVEVIGQLDVFGIILYSVLTFMASVSMLLYIEECVYIYRKVSNNKKSAIIWVNGAAPVIGAMSCLGMWIPRATMFTDMTSATYFAIVVFKFLILMIEECGGDEVFLKRSANKTFRISTGPCCCCCPCLPRVPITRRSLFMLKLAAFQFALLKVVFTILSIILWTNKNFDIADMSISGAAIWINPGVGVLTIIALWPVAIMFMHVRNTLRSLKIIPKYAMYQLVLVLSQLQSAIINILAMNGTIGCAPPFSSQSRGYLMSQQLLILEMFIITLVTRLLYRRRYDPIPYSDSEEEKNNGLESESSKHCVKK, encoded by the exons ATGGACGGAACCAACAGAACCGACCCGGCATGCATACAAGAACCGCCTCTGGCTGTCGAAGTGATCGGAc AGCTCGACGTTTTCGGGATCATCCTTTACTCCGTACTCACCTTCATGGCGTCGGTGTCCATGCTGCTCTACATCGAGGAGTGTGTTTACATCTACAGGAAAGTTTCCAACAACAAGAAGAGCGCCATCATCTGGGTGAACGGAGCCGCACCG GTTATCGGTGCGATGTCCTGTTTAGGAATGTGGATCCCAAGAGCCACAATGTTCACGGACATGACCTCAGCCAC gtatTTTGCCATCGTGGTGTTTAAGTTTCTGATTCTGATGATCGAGGAATGTGGAGGTGATGAGGTTTTTCTGAAGCGTTCAGCTAACAAGACGTTCCGGATCAGTACCGGCccgtgctgctgctgctgccccTGTCTGCCCCGAGTCCCCATCACACG TCGCTCTCTGTTCATGCTGAAACTGGCCGCCTTCCAGTTTGCTCTGCTGAAGGTGGTGTTTACGATCTTGTCCATCATTTTGTGGACGAACAAGAACTTCGACATTGCTGAT ATGTCTATCAGCGGTGCTGCGATCTGGATAAACCCCGGCGTGGGCGTCCTCACCATCATCGCCCTGTGGCCCGTTGCCATCATGTTCATGCATGTGCGCAACACTTTACGCAGCCTGAAGATTATCCCGAAATATGCCATGTATCAG TTGGTGCTGGTGCTCAGTCAGCTGCAGTCGGCCATCATTAATATTCTGGCCATGAACGGGACGATCGGCTGCGCCCCGCCGTTCTCCTCTCAGAGCCGCGGTTACT tgATGAGTCAGCAGCTTCTGATCTTGGAGATGTTCATCATCACGCTCGTGACTCGGTTGTTGTACCGGCGTCGGTATGATCCCATACCTTACAGCGACAGCGAAGAGGAGAAGAATAATGGTCTCGAATCTGAGTCCAGCAAACactgtgtgaaaaaataa
- the zdhhc20b gene encoding palmitoyltransferase ZDHHC20-B isoform X1, with amino-acid sequence MAPSHVLRCCQRGLAWIPVIFIALVVCWSYYAYVVELCVFTVPSLGEKVIYLVVFHLCFILFVWSYWKTIFTRPTNPSKEFCLPKAEKELYEKEERPETQQEILKRVASSLPLYTRTGAGAIRYCDRCQVIKPDRCHHCSACDMCVLKMDHHCPWVNNCVGFSNYKFFILFLAYSLLYCLFIAATVLQYFIKFWTLCRRKSAENCPKSELPDSHAKFHVLFLFFVAAMFCISILSLFTYHLWLVGKNRSTIEAFRAPVFRNGPDKNGFSLGFSKNIAQVFGDQKKFWLLPVFTSQGDGLTFPTRLVASDPEQPTVVVQPDHLSQSVEGEQCNPLSESQKHLLNNDLHHEDIVVTAVKPDESDTITVSMAGES; translated from the exons ATGGCGCCTTCACACGTCCTCAGATGTTGTCAGCGGGGTCTGGCTTGGATACCGGTTATATTTATCGCTTTAGTCGTGTGCTGGTCGTATTATGCTTACGTtgtggagctgtgtgtgt TCACGGTGCCGAGTCTGGGAGAGAAAG TTATCTACTTGGTTGTTTTTCACCTCTGCTTCATCTTGTTTGTTTGGTCTTATTGGAAGACCATCTTCACCAGACCAACAAATCCATCCAAAGAG ttcTGTTTACCCAAAGCTGAGAAGGAGCTTTATGAGAAAGAAGAGCGTCCAGAGACCCAGCAGGAGATCCTGAAGCGAGTGGCGAGCAGTCTTCCGCTCTACACGCGCACCGGCGCCGGAG CCATCCGCTACTGTGACCGGTGCCAAGTTATCAAACCCGACCGGTGCCACCACTGCTCCGCATGTGACAT GTGCGTGTTGAAGATGGACCATCACTGCCCATG GGTGAACAACTGTGTAGGGTTCTCCAATTACAAGTTCTTCATCCTGTTCCTGGCGTACTCGCTGCTGTACTGCCTGTTCATCGCTGCCACGGTTCTGCAGTACTTCATCAAGTTCTGGACA CTTTGCCGGAGGAAATCGGCAGAGAATTGTCCAAAG AGTGAGCTGCCCGACTCTCACGCCAAATTCCACGTgctgtttctcttttttgtggCGGCCATGTTCTGCATCAGCATCCTCTCGCTCTTCACTTACCACCTGTGGCTTGTAGGGAAGAATAGATCCACGATAG AGGCATTTCGAGCGCCCGTGTTCAGGAATGGACCGGATAAAAATGGGTTCTCGCTGGGCTTCAGCAAGAACATCGCTCAGGTGTTCGGAGACCAGAAGAAGTTCTGGCTGCTGCCGGTGTTCACCAG TCAGGGAGACGGTCTCACGTTTCCAACCCGACTGGTGGCCAGTGATCCGGAGCAGCCAACAGTAGTCGTACAACCTGACCACCTGAGCCAAAG TGTTGAAGGTGAGCAGTGTAATCCTCTCAGCGAGTCTCAGAAACATCTGCTCAATAACGATCTCCACCACGAGGACATCGTCGTAACGGCTGTAAAGCCTG ATGAAAGTGACACCATCACGGTCTCCATGGCTGGCGAGTCTTAG
- the zdhhc20b gene encoding palmitoyltransferase ZDHHC20-B isoform X2 — protein MAPSHVLRCCQRGLAWIPVIFIALVVCWSYYAYVVELCVFTVPSLGEKVIYLVVFHLCFILFVWSYWKTIFTRPTNPSKEFCLPKAEKELYEKEERPETQQEILKRVASSLPLYTRTGAGAIRYCDRCQVIKPDRCHHCSACDMCVLKMDHHCPWVNNCVGFSNYKFFILFLAYSLLYCLFIAATVLQYFIKFWTSELPDSHAKFHVLFLFFVAAMFCISILSLFTYHLWLVGKNRSTIEAFRAPVFRNGPDKNGFSLGFSKNIAQVFGDQKKFWLLPVFTSQGDGLTFPTRLVASDPEQPTVVVQPDHLSQSVEGEQCNPLSESQKHLLNNDLHHEDIVVTAVKPDESDTITVSMAGES, from the exons ATGGCGCCTTCACACGTCCTCAGATGTTGTCAGCGGGGTCTGGCTTGGATACCGGTTATATTTATCGCTTTAGTCGTGTGCTGGTCGTATTATGCTTACGTtgtggagctgtgtgtgt TCACGGTGCCGAGTCTGGGAGAGAAAG TTATCTACTTGGTTGTTTTTCACCTCTGCTTCATCTTGTTTGTTTGGTCTTATTGGAAGACCATCTTCACCAGACCAACAAATCCATCCAAAGAG ttcTGTTTACCCAAAGCTGAGAAGGAGCTTTATGAGAAAGAAGAGCGTCCAGAGACCCAGCAGGAGATCCTGAAGCGAGTGGCGAGCAGTCTTCCGCTCTACACGCGCACCGGCGCCGGAG CCATCCGCTACTGTGACCGGTGCCAAGTTATCAAACCCGACCGGTGCCACCACTGCTCCGCATGTGACAT GTGCGTGTTGAAGATGGACCATCACTGCCCATG GGTGAACAACTGTGTAGGGTTCTCCAATTACAAGTTCTTCATCCTGTTCCTGGCGTACTCGCTGCTGTACTGCCTGTTCATCGCTGCCACGGTTCTGCAGTACTTCATCAAGTTCTGGACA AGTGAGCTGCCCGACTCTCACGCCAAATTCCACGTgctgtttctcttttttgtggCGGCCATGTTCTGCATCAGCATCCTCTCGCTCTTCACTTACCACCTGTGGCTTGTAGGGAAGAATAGATCCACGATAG AGGCATTTCGAGCGCCCGTGTTCAGGAATGGACCGGATAAAAATGGGTTCTCGCTGGGCTTCAGCAAGAACATCGCTCAGGTGTTCGGAGACCAGAAGAAGTTCTGGCTGCTGCCGGTGTTCACCAG TCAGGGAGACGGTCTCACGTTTCCAACCCGACTGGTGGCCAGTGATCCGGAGCAGCCAACAGTAGTCGTACAACCTGACCACCTGAGCCAAAG TGTTGAAGGTGAGCAGTGTAATCCTCTCAGCGAGTCTCAGAAACATCTGCTCAATAACGATCTCCACCACGAGGACATCGTCGTAACGGCTGTAAAGCCTG ATGAAAGTGACACCATCACGGTCTCCATGGCTGGCGAGTCTTAG